A stretch of Henckelia pumila isolate YLH828 chromosome 4, ASM3356847v2, whole genome shotgun sequence DNA encodes these proteins:
- the LOC140862764 gene encoding uncharacterized protein: MPGSNNDINVLEASNLFSNLAQGIAPPANYFIGGKEYHQGYYLADGIYPKWSTLVQTIHDPRGPKKKYFAMKQESCRKDVERAFGVLQSRFAIVASPARAWQKKQLHDIMTACIIMHNMIIEDERDLDTPIQDGMEAPTPNVEVITDQNIRFQEFLARYKKVADLSIGGLSSGDHPTPLTFVREAGDNPEEIKYRRSLDLFRFRPPPLKACKGSAIGVHGAGNYYDQHID, encoded by the exons ATGCCGGGGTCTAACAATGACATTAATGTTCTCGAGGCATCCAATCTATTTTCAAATCTTGCACAAGGCATCGCTCCTCCGGCAAACTACTTTATTGGGGGAAAAGAGTATCATCAAGGATATTACTTAGCGGATGGTATATATCCTAAATGGTCAACTCTTGTGCAAACTATTCATGATCCACGTGgtcccaaaaaaaaatattttgcaatGAAACAAGAATCGTGTAGAAAAGACGTCGAACGCGCATTTGGAGTACTTCAATCACGATTTGCAATTGTAGCATCTCCGGCACGTGCTTGGCAGAAGAAACAGTTGCATGATATAATGACTGCTTGTATTATAATGCACAACATGATCATCGAGGATGAGCGTGACTTGGATACACCAATACAAGATGGGATGGAAGCACCGACTCCGAATGTGGAAGTGATTACAGATCAAAATATAAGATTTCAAGAATTTCTTGCTCGGTATAAAAAA GTCGCTGACTTGAGCATCGGAGGGTTATCGTCGGGTGATCATCCGACGCCTCTAACGTTTGTTCGTGAAGCAGGTGACAACCCAGAGGAAATCAAATATAGGAGGTCATTGGACTTATTCAG GTTTCGGCCACCACCCCTAAAGGCTTGCAAGGGTTCGGCCATAGGTGTGCATG GTGCTGGAAATTATTATGATCAACATATAGattga
- the LOC140865579 gene encoding transcription factor RF2b-like, giving the protein MQDPNSKHLLKHTPPFSAAMRPSHHRRAHSEVNFRLPEDLDLVSDPFDAPAGSLEEMGSEEDLFSTYMDIEKLSSGAGGSCFDSAGGGSGPPEAEEGEKSGGVRPRHRHSNSVDSSSIEAKKAMPPHKLAELWTLDPKRAKRILANRQSAARSKERKARYISELERKVQTLQTEATTLSAQLTVFQRDTTGLNNENTELKLRLQAMEQQAQLRDALNEALKQEVDRLRIATGEISTTSDTFSLPLPHVPYNPSAFFSSDPRHSQMPLFHSLPAGMSTHQYTMLSSAQVQGLTDSLHQDSLGRFQGLDISSRGSHIIKSEAPSISASESSSTF; this is encoded by the exons ATGCAAGATCCCAACTCCAAGCATCTGCTGAAGCACACGCCGCCTTTCTCCGCCGCAATGCGGCCTTCCCACCACAGGAGGGCCCACTCCGAGGTGAACTTCCGGCTTCCGGAGGACTTAGATCTGGTGTCCGACCCTTTTGATGCGCCGGCTGGGAGTTTGGAGGAGATGGGATCCGAGGAAGATCTGTTTTCCACCTACATGGACATTGAGAAGCTAAGCAGCGGCGCCGGTGGATCTTGTTTCGACAGTGCTGGCGGAGGAAGTGGACCGCCTGAGGCGGAGGAGGGGGAGAAGAGTGGCGGCGTGAGGCCGAGGCACAGGCATAGCAATTCCGTGGACAGCTCGAGTATTGAAGCTAAGAAAGCGATGCCCCCTCATAAGCTTGCTGAGTTGTGGACTCTTGATCCTAAGCGGGCCAAAAG GATTTTGGCAAACCGACAATCTGCTGCTCGATCAAAAGAGAGAAAGGCTCGCTATATCTCTGAACTAGAGAGGAAAGTTCAAACCCTTCAAACCGAAGCCACAACTCTATCCGCGCAACTCACTGTGTTCCAG AGGGATACAACGGGGCTGAATAATGAGAATACGGAGCTTAAGCTTCGGCTACAAGCCATGGAACAGCAAGCTCAGCTACGTGATG CCCTTAATGAAGCCTTGAAGCAAGAAGTAGACAGACTCAGAATCGCCACCGGAGAAATATCAACCACCTCAGACACATTCAGCTTGCCACTTCCGCACGTTCCATATAACCCATCGGCCTTCTTTTCGAGTGATCCCCGACATTCACAGATGCCACTGTTTCATTCGCTTCCGGCTGGCATGTCCACTCACCAGTACACGATGCTCTCCTCAGCTCAAGTACAGGGTCTTACTGACTCATTGCACCAGGATTCTCTCGGTCGTTTTCAGGGTCTAGACATCAGTAGCAGAGGTTCTCATATCATCAAGTCTGAAGCCCCTTCAATTTCCGCCAGCGAAAGCAGCAGTACATTCTGA